In Yarrowia lipolytica chromosome 1F, complete sequence, a genomic segment contains:
- a CDS encoding uncharacterized protein (Compare to YALI0F05456g, similar to Saccharomyces cerevisiae SNX3 (YOR357C); ancestral locus Anc_7.30, similar to uniprot|Q08826 Saccharomyces cerevisiae YOR357c GRD19 putative golgi membrane protein-sorting protein (nexin)) → MSSRAFASMEASPKKPEALQRPDIKQQSFAEIYGVPENFLEIEVRSPQTHGIARKMYTDYEIVCRTNIPVFKLKSSVVRRRYSDFECFREILERESTRVSIPSLPGKVFTNRFSDEVIEARREGLEKFLQTVAGHPLLQTGSKVLCAFIQDPQWDKNQWI, encoded by the exons ATGAGCTCACGAGCATTTGCATCCATGGAGGCGTCGCCCAAGAAGCCAGAGGCGCTGCAGCGGCCCGACATCAAGCAGCAGTCGTTTGCCGAAATCTACGGCGTGCCCGAAAACTTTCTCGAAATCGAGGTCCGAAGTCCCCAGACACatg GAATCGCCCGAAAAATGTACACTGACTACGAAATCGTATGCCGGACCAACATCCCCGTGTTCAAGCTCAAATCCTCCGTGGTCCGAAGGCGGTACTCGGACTTTGAGTGTTTCCGAGAGATTCTGGAGCGGGAGAGCACACGGGTGTCCATCCCCAGCTTACCTGGCAAGGTGTTCACCAACCGGTTTTCCGACGAGGTGATTGAGGCTCGACGTGAGGGTCTGGAAAAGTTTCTGCAGACCGTTGCAGGCCATCCTCTGCTGCAGACCGGCTCCAAGGTTCTGTGTGCCTTCATCCAGGACCCTCAGTGGGATAAGAACCAGTGGATCTGA
- a CDS encoding uncharacterized protein (Compare to YALI0F05434g, some similarities with uniprot|Q9P501 Neurospora crassa B24P11.150 Conserved hypothetical protein), which yields MALFRVLTLLSLALLGAAQYSPEELQGYYGLVEPTNRTQNNYNSFSLTVEGDYVSNIQALTVETDKLAGLNSAAAVSGNLRMISGNYTGPALDWSNAALIDCDNTTDVIDALNEVLINNPACMILYSLNSDACHFTRPYRVFSADIGFVFTTVSAKGAQSLLEKVQQSPVLLHSVAWLNTTSLPDDNTPVVDDKGPSRDTKIAMAVLYCICGVLALAVVVLISLGIWRVHRHPERYGLAPPDQTDEEREISDDFNNGGGDVYTPPPTRVEKAKGLARAVLDAIPLMRVMIGSQEDEKDKGTAPGESSSSPAMSTHKRDVSNVSVKSSCDMSRMETLPVYIQEDDNCAICFDNFEDNQIIRQLPCTHRFHADCVDHWLLNSSSQCPMCRMNLRKEENETTENEATTPSTHTQTQTAQPQTTSQQQPSVITVTQRDLNISLATRIIDWWNMLCLPEDARAEARERLNHESELRRKIRQLQRSDGTLMPNDGIVATDDGALRVLLDNRPLQAPPIDVPLSERMLVPGPDLDLNNVEAPVPRYSVLPDMSAASESVYNRDSVSLPQACLLPQLDLSEFSVDVDGMNTHYDTSTGTGSDIDTDIGDVTRVDTRDATTAHVDGDCASYVEDAKTKEANETASDALYDPASDTLELETLRDASAACEDGPAAHGTHQDPDFEFDFENTTHSKPI from the coding sequence ATGGCGCTTTTCAGAGTACTCACTCTCCTGAGcctggctcttctggggGCAGCTCAGTACTCGCCAGAGGAGCTCCAGGGGTACTACGGGCTGGTGGAGCCGACCAATCGCACACAAAACAACTACAACTCATTCAGCCTCACGGTCGAGGGCGACTACGTGTCCAACATCCAGGCTCTGACGGTGGAGACCGACAAACTGGCCGGACTCAACTCGGCAGCTGCAGTCTCCGGCAACCTGCGAATGATCAGTGGAAACTACACGGGGCCGGCGCTGGACTGGTCCAATGCGGCCCTCATCGACTGCGACAACACCACCGACGTTATCGATGCACTCAACGAGGtgctcatcaacaaccCGGCTTGCATGATTCTGTACTCATTGAACTCGGACGCTTGTCACTTCACACGGCCATACAGAGTCTTTTCGGCCGATATCGGCTTCGTGTTCACCACGGTCTCGGCCAAGGGAGCCCAGTCACTACTGGAAAAGGTGCAACAGTCGCCTGTTCTGCTGCATTCAGTCGCTTGGCTTAATACCACATCTCTACCAGATGATAATACCCCCGTGGTGGATGATAAGGGCCCCTCCAGGGATACAAAGATCGCCATGGCCGTTCTTTACTGCATTTGCGGCGTTCTAGCACTAGCCGTCGTTGTTCTCATTTCTCTGGGCATATGGAGAGTCCATCGTCACCCCGAACGGTACGGATTGGCTCCTCCTGACCAGACAGATGAGGAACGCGAAATCTCCGACGATTTCAACAACGGCGGTGGCGACGTATACACCCCGCCTCCAACAAgagtggagaaggccaagggtCTTGCACGGGCTGTTTTGGACGCCATTCCGTTGATGCGGGTCATGATTGGAAGccaggaggacgagaaggacaaaGGTACAGCTCCAGGTGAGAGTTCCAGTAGTCCGGCCATGTCCACGCATAAGCGGGATGTTTCTAATGTCTCTGTCAAGTCTAGTTGTGACATGTCTCGAATGGAAACATTACCTGTGTACATTCAGGAAGACGACAACTGTGCCATTTGCTTTGACAACTTTGAGGACAACCAGATCATTCGACAGCTTCCTTGCACGCATAGATTCCACGCCGATTGCGTGGATCATTGGTTGCTCAACTCGTCTTCTCAGTGTCCCATGTGTCGAATGAATTTGAGAAAGGAAGAGAACGAGACAACTGAGAACGAAGCAACCACTCCATCCACACATACACAAACGCAGACGGCGCAACCACAAACTACTTCTCAACAGCAACCGTCAGTCATCACGGTCACTCAACGGGACCTCAACATCTCTCTGGCCACCCGAATCATCGACTGGTGGAACATGTTGTGCCTCCCTGAAGACGCACGAGCCGAGGCCCGAGAACGACTCAACCACGAGTCGGAACTGCGTCGCAAAATCAGACAACTGCAGCGGTCCGACGGTACGCTGATGCCTAACGACGGCATTGTTGCTACTGACGATGGAGCTTTAAGGGTGTTGCTGGACAACAGACCCTTGCAAGCTCCTCCGATCGACGTTCCCTTGTCAGAGAGAATGCTCGTTCCAGGCCCTGATCTGGATCTCAACAATGTCGAGGCTCCTGTTCCGAGGTATTCCGTGTTACCGGACATGAGCGCAGCTTCCGAGTCGGTCTACAACCGAGACTCGGTGTCCCTGCCCCAAGCCTGTCTTCTGCCTCAACTAGATCTGTCTGAGTTCTCTGTTGATGTGGATGGTATGAACACACACTACGAtacgagtaccggtactgGGTCTGATATCGACACTGACATTGGAGACGTTACCAGAGTCGACACGCGTGACGCTACTACAGCTCATGTTGATGGTGACTGTGCTTCCTATGTTGAAGATGCCAAAACTAAAGAAGCTAACGAAACTGCTTCCGACGCTCTTTATGACCCAGCCTCCGACACCCTCGAGCTCGAGACGCTCAGAGATGCCTCTGCCGCCTGTGAAGACGGCCCCGCTGCTCACGGAACACACCAAGACCCCGACTTTGAATTCGACTTTGAAAACACCACCCATTCTAAACCTATTTAA
- a CDS encoding uncharacterized protein (Compare to YALI0F05412g, similar to Saccharomyces cerevisiae YDR124W; ancestral locus Anc_8.282, some similarities with uniprot|Q04608 Saccharomyces cerevisiae YDR124w): MTSHHLPVPNASNLRLASLVRELSQLSGVDFALVTLSTTPINDDTCSETAVSHSLPLLEGRHFSLFASSEFKGHIGAVVDENLVPALVEHKQAQDLPRTLIDLTNTEALLAYLAACLFLLQQETCKNIARTWIKFIEPKKQSKYPYKRGSCTAPPWWPRGVTHKEPDHLQKNERINLLTHLLLYSDFSLETLMEATNENRDVVPSPKRVFVDQAFDIAQVYRFLHRSSHPNDGSVDMSRYTNYEVIHVHALTYGQNRYERKDEPRMSSRAPYRSFGMSLPTEDNRGMILKRECSSSSPIMLSPGYPGSINCAYNGLYTAYGSHSGSTTPRMTMEPVLPRNESLVSRNEPPRGYFKPHFSPETYRAPPPAQPSNSSASKYHYPGHYGTSYTYTQQPHNPYYVNGYYAQQSVGEIQMRSPPSSSSSANTSVDSNEDFGLSAKRSMAVDDVRPLKRPVSR; the protein is encoded by the coding sequence ATGACTTCTCACCATCTACCGGTCCCCAACGCCAGCAACCTCAGACTCGCCTCTCTGGTCCGAGAGCTTAGTCAGCTGTCTGGCGTCGACTTTGCCCTGGTGactctctccaccacccccatTAACGACGACACTTGCTCCGAAACGGCCGTGTCTCactctcttcctcttcttgaAGGCCGCCACTTTTCGCTCTTTGCCTCGTCCGAATTCAAGGGCCATATTGGCGCCGTAGTTGACGAGAACCTGGTGCCTGCCCTGGTGGAACACAAGCAGGCCCAGGATCTGCCTCGAACACTCATCGAcctcacaaacacagagGCGCTGCTAGCCTACCTGGCAGCATGTCTGTTCCTGCTCCAACAGGAGACGTGCAAGAACATTGCCCGGACATGGATCAAGTTCATTgagcccaagaagcagaGCAAGTATCCCTACAAGCGTGGCTCGTGCACGGCCCCACCATGGTGGCCTCGTGGCGTCACCCACAAAGAGCCCGATCACCTGCAGAAGAATGAGCGCATCAACCTCCTGACTCATctgctactgtactctgATTTCTCACTCGAGACGCTCATGGAAGCTACCAACGAAAACAGAGACGTGGTCCCGTCGCCCAAGCGGGTGTTTGTGGACCAGGCGTTTGATATTGCTCAGGTGTACCGTTTTCTGCACCGAAGCTCACACCCAAACGACGGTTCTGTGGACATGAGCAGGTACACAAACTACGAAGTGATCCACGTGCATGCTCTGACGTATGGGCAGAACCGTTATGAGCGCAAGGACGAGCCTAGGATGTCTTCGAGAGCCCCCTACAGAAGTTTTGGCATGTCTCTGCCAACCGAGGACAACAGAGGAATGATTCTCAAACGAGAgtgttcttcttccagtccGATTATGTTGTCTCCTGGGTATCCTGGCAGCATCAACTGTGCATATAATGGGTTGTACACTGCATACGGCTCTCACAGTGGAAGCACAACTCCCAGAATGACTATGGAACCGGTTCTACCTAGGAACGAATCTCTTGTCTCAAGAAATGAACCCCCCAGGGGCTACTTCAAGCCCCACTTCTCGCCAGAGACCTAcagagctcctcctcctgctcagccctccaactcctctGCTAGCAAGTACCACTACCCGGGCCATTACGGAACCTCCTACACTTACACGCAGCAGCCTCACAACCCCTACTATGTCAATGGCTATTACGCGCAGCAGTCTGTAGGCGAGATTCAGATGcggtctcctccttccagtTCTTCAAGTGCAAACACCTCAGTTGATTCGAACGAGGATTTTGGACTTAGTGCGAAGCGATCGATGGCGGTCGATGATGTGAGGCCCTTGAAGCGGCCGGTCAGTCGGTAG
- a CDS encoding uncharacterized protein (Compare to YALI0F05390g, uniprot|Q12725 Yarrowia lipolytica Glucan 1 3-beta- glucosidase precursor (EC 3.2.1.58) (Exo-1 3-beta- glucanase)), whose protein sequence is MKLTKLVALAGAALASPIQLVPREGSFLGFNYGSEKVHGVNLGGWFVLEPFITPSLFEAFGNNDANVPVDEYHYTAWLGKEEAEKRLTDHWNTWITEYDIKAIAENYKLNLVRIPIGYWAFSLLPNDPYVQGQEAYLDRALGWCRKYGVKAWVDVHGVPGSQNGFDNSGLRDHWDWPNADNVQHSINVINYIAGKYGAPEYNDIVVGIELVNEPLGPAIGMEVIEKYFQEGFWTVRHAGSDTAVVIHDAFQEKNYFNNFMTTEQGFWNVVLDHHQYQVFSPGELARNIDQHIAEVCNVGRQASTEYHWRIFGEWSAALTDCTHWLNGVGKGPRLDGSFPGSYYQRSCQGRGDIQTWSEQDKQESRRYVEAQLDAWEHGGDGWIYWTYKTENALEWDFRRLVDNGIFPFPYWDRQFPNQCGF, encoded by the coding sequence ATGAAACTAACCAAACTTGTAGCTCTGGCAGGAGCCGCTCTGGCTTCGCCTATCCAGCTGGTCCCTCGAGAAGGCTCTTTCCTGGGATTCAACTACGGCAGCGAAAAGGTGCACGGCGTCAACCTTGGCGGCTGGTTTGTGCTGGAGCCCTTCATCACGCCCTCTCTGTTCGAAGCGTTTGGCAACAACGACGCCAACGTGCCCGTCGACGAGTACCACTATACCGCCTGGCTGggcaaggaggaggccgaaaAGCGACTGACGGACCACTGGAACACGTGGATCACCGAGTACGACATCAAGGCCATTGCCGAAAACTACAAGCTCAACCTGGTGCGAATACCCATTGGCTACTGGGCCTTTTCGCTTCTCCCAAACGACCCCTACGTCCAGGGCCAGGAGGCATACCTCGACCGAGCCCTGGGCTGGTGTAGAAAGTACGGAGTCAAGGCGTGGGTCGATGTCCATGGAGTCCCCGGCTCCCAGAACGGCTTCGACAACTCCGGACTGCGAGACCACTGGGACTGGCCCAACGCAGACAATGTGCAGCATTCCATCAACGTGATCAACTACATTGCTGGCAAGTACGGCGCTCCCGAGTACAACGACATTGTGGTGGGTATCGAGCTGGTCAACGAGCCTCTGGGCCCCGCCATTGGCatggaggtgattgagaagTACTTCCAGGAGGGCTTCTGGACCGTGCGACACGCGGGCTCCGACACTGCCGTGGTCATCCACGACGCCTTTCAGGAGAAGAACTACTTCAACAACTTTATGACCACCGAGCAGGGTTTCTGGAACGTGGTTCTGGACCATCACCAGTACCAGGTCTTTTCTCCCGGCGAGCTGGCCCGGAACATTGACCAGCACATTGCCGAGGTGTGCAACGTGGGTCGACAGGCTTCCACAGAATACCACTGGCGAATCTTTGGCGAGTGGTCCGCTGCTCTGACCGATTGTACCCATTGGCTCAACGGTGTGGGCAAGGGCCCTCGTCTGGACGGCTCCTTCCCCGGCTCGTACTACCAGCGATCGTGCCAGGGTCGAGGCGACATTCAGACGTGGTCCGAGCAGGACAAGCAGGAGTCTCGACGGTACGTGGAGGCCCAGCTCGATGCGTGGGAGCATGGAGGTGATGGCTGGATCTACTGGACTTACAAGACGGAGAACGCCCTTGAGTGGGACTTCCGACGGCTCGTGGACAATGGCATTTTCCCCTTCCCATACTGGGACCGACAGTTCCCCAACCAGTGTGGTTTTTAA
- a CDS encoding uncharacterized protein (Compare to YALI0F05346g, weakly similar to uniprot|Q00858 Fusarium solani Cutinase gene palindrome-binding protein), translating to MTTFNPNDMGHGGPEMHFVPGMDDPSLYQHNMLDLSHPLDLQYSSRLMGFPNYDSMNDHMDPSQLPPTIAPMDAYNDPTYIPEDSQLLGSSMPMRTDSATSDDSASRGLLSNAYSSATSQSSQTPPIQREPGYMNPTAMVDQVLEGTISSSNTKQSIPPVDAVPQSVPRKAVEASISARPDEIADAIFLVNPTGKIVHCNTIVSTLLGWSKDKLVGADIRTTLHPEDVNNFYNTLHDAVTRSRKFKSHTRFSKVGGSAPVFELFEVIGTPYSSDLADSATLDSSQSECRGVVLNCRPYPSQQAAQFDGFLQLSSDNLWLKRQLNRVSTNLTPEAVSFNDASARLKGPPGVSEWVDDMMHMSSESGWGSPASDASDAQDPPDLLKFYYPDRTDEANKVVTSAPSSTSTGSNRPSKKDKRVRKPTSKTKEGDYICTECGTMNSPEWRKGPQGRKTLCNACGLRWSKQAKKQQQQAH from the exons atgacGACATTCAACCCCAACGATATGGGCCATGGAGGGCCCGAGATGCACTTTGTGCCCGGGATGGATGATCCTTCTCTCTACCAGCACAATATGCTCGACCTTAGCCATCCATTGGACCTGCAGTACTCATCCCGGCTCATGGGCTTTCCCAACTACGACTCCATGAACGACCATATGGACCCGAGCCAGCTGCCTCCCACAATCGCACCAATGGACGCCTACAACGACCCCACCTACATCCCAGAAGACTCGCAACTGCTGGGCTCATCCATGCCCATGCGAACCGACTCGGCCACGTCCGATGACAGCGCTTCCCGGGGCTTGCTCTCCAATGCCTACTCGTCTGCAACGTCGCAATCGTCGCAGACACCCCCCATTCAACGAGAGCCCGGATACATGAACCCCACCGCCATGGTGGACCAAGTGCTGGAGGGCACGATTTCTTCTTCTAACACCAAGCAATCCATTCCCCCTGTCGATGCTGTCCCCCAATCCGTGCCTAGAAAGGCTGTCGAGGCCTCCATTTCTGCCCGACCGGACGAAATTGCCGATGCCATCTTCCTGGTGAACCCTACGGGGAAAATTGTTCACTGTAACACTATTGTTTCCACCCTGCTGGGTTGGTCCAAAGATAAACTTGTCGGGGCAGACATTCGAACGACTTTGCATCCCGAGGATGTCAACAA TTTTTATAATACCCTCCATGATGCCGTAACGCGCTCTCGAAAGTTCAAATCACATACCCGTTTTTCCAAGGTCGGGGGTTCTGCGCCCGTCTTTGAGCTTTTCGAGGTGATTGGCACGCCATACTCCTCAGACCTGGCCGACTCCGCTACACTTGATTCCTCGCAATCCGAATGCCGAGGCGTGGTGCTCAACTGCCGGCCCTACCCCAGCCAACAGGCGGCTCAATTCGACGGCTTCTTGCAGCTGAGCTCCGACAACCTGTGGCTGAAGCGCCAGCTGAACCGCGTGAGCACCAATCTAACGCCTGAGGCGGTGTCTTTTAACGACGCCAGCGCCCGGCTTAAGGGACCTCCCGGAGTCTCCGAATGGGTGGATGATATGATGCACATGTCATCCGAGAGTGGTTGGGGCTCTCCTGCCTCAGACGCCTCGGATGCCCAGGATCCTCCAGACCTACTTAAATTTTACTATCCCGATCGTACTGACGAGGCCAACAAGGTCGTGACCTCCGCACCgtcttccacctccacgGGCTCCAACAGGCCCAGCAAGAAGGATAAGCGGGTGCGTAAGCCCAcctccaagaccaaggagggcgACTACATCTGCACCGAGTGCGGCACCATGAACTCTCCTGAGTGGAGAAAGGGTCCCCAGGGCCGAAAGACCCTGTGTAATGCTTGCGGACTGAGATGGTCTAagcaggccaagaagcagcagcagcaggcgcATTAG